A region of Solanum dulcamara chromosome 7, daSolDulc1.2, whole genome shotgun sequence DNA encodes the following proteins:
- the LOC129895383 gene encoding alpha-dioxygenase 2-like, with protein sequence MAFSISLPAFVHPQLRHVVAKMSLFDTILFYVVHLVDKFDLWHRLPVLLGLAYLGMRRHLHQRYNLLHVGNVNGKKYDTEEYTYRTADGTCNHPVDHLVGSQGTFFGRNMPPSTSSYALLEPHPVTVATKLFERRKYTDCRCQLNMIGCAWVQFMIHDWNDHMEDTEQMELRAPQEVASGCPLKSFKFLKTKKLPTGSPDPKFGHLNSRTPWWDGSVIYGNNEEGMIRVRTFKDGKLRISGSGLLEHDDDGIPISGDVRNHWAGYSLLQALFMKEHNAICDMLKEHYPEFDDEKVYRHARLITSAVIAKVHTIDLSVEFVKTDTIMAGTRINWYGLLGKKVKDLLGPKFGPVLSGLVGLKRPRDHGTPYSLTEEFVSVYRMHSLLPDTIVLRNLKSTTSEDKSLPIQEEIPMREMIGKEGEKNLSKIGMEQMLVSMGHQSCGAATLWNYPSWMRNLVPHDIDGDDRPDLVDMAALDIYRDRERGIPRYNEFRRNLLMVPISKWEDLTDDKEVIEALQEVYGNDIEKLDLQVGLHAEKKIKGFAISETAFFIFLLIASRRLEADRFFTTNFNMRTYTEKGFEWVNKTETLKDVIDRHFPEMTEKYMRCTSAFSVWSSNPDPKHYLPLYLRPAT encoded by the exons ATGGCATTCTCAATTTCTCTTCCAGCCTTTGTTCATCCTCAACTCCGGCATGTTGTTGCGAAGATGTCTTTGTTTGACACAATTTTGTTCTAT GTTGTACATCTTGTGGACAAATTTGACTTATGGCATAGATTGCCGGTGTTACTGGGGTTGGCTTACCTGGGAATGAGAAGACACTTGCACCAGCGATACAACCTCTTACATGTAGGAAATGTTAATGGCAAGAAATATGACACGGAAGAGTATACGTATCGGACTGCTGATGGTACGTGCAATCATCCTGTGGATCATTTAGTGGGCAGTCAAGGAACCTTCTTTGGCCGCAACATGCCACCATCCACTTCAAGTTATGCG CTGCTGGAACCTCACCCTGTAACTGTGGCCACGAAGCTCTTCGAAAGAAGAAAGTACACAGATTGCAGGTGCCAACTCAACATGATAGGGTGCGCGTGGGTACAATTTATGATCCATGACTGGAATGATCATATGGAGGACACTGAACAG ATGGAGCTTAGAGCTCCTCAAGAAGTTGCATCAGGGTGTCCGTTGAAGTCATTTAAGTTCCTTAAGACTAAAAAACTTCCCACAGGTTCACCTGATCCGAAGTTTGGGCATTTGAATTCAAGGACCCCATGGTG GGATGGGAGTGTAATATATGGCAACAACGAAGAGGGCATGATAAGGGTGAGAACATTTAAAGATGGAAAGCTCAGGATCTCAGGTTCTGGACTCCTTGAACATGATGATGATGGTATTCCAATATCCGGAGATGTCCGAAACCATTGGGCAGGCTACTCTCTCTTGCAGGCCTTGTTTATGAAGGAACATAATGCCATATGTGATATGCTTAAA GAACATTACCCTGAATTTGATGATGAAAAGGTGTACCGACATGCAAGATTGATAACTTCGGCGGTCATTGCAAAAGTCCATACCATCGATTTGTCTGTTGAATTTGTTAAGACTGATACTATAATGGCAGGAACGAGGATCAACTG GTATGGCTTGTTGGGGAAGAAAGTCAAGGATTTGTTAGGACCCAAATTTGGACCAGTACTGAGTGGATTAGTTGGTCTTAAAAGGCCTAGAGATCACGGTACTCCCTACTCATTGACTGAAGAGTTTGTTAGCGTCTACCGAATGCATTCACTTTTACCTGACACGATTGTTCTGAGGAACTTGAAGTCGACTACATCAGAAGACAAATCCTTGCCTATTCAAGAAGA GATTCCTATGAGGGAAATGATCGGGAAAGAAGGAGAAAAGAACTTGTCCAAAATAGGTATGGAGCAGATGTTGGTATCAATGGGTCATCAGTCATGCGGAGCTGCTACGTTGTGGAATTATCCATCATGGATGAGGAACCTTGTTCCTCATGATATCGATGGAGATGATAGACCTGATTTAGTTGACATGGCCGCCTTGGACA TTTACAGAGACAGAGAGAGGGGAATTCCGCGGTACAATGAGTTCAGAAGGAATTTGCTGATGGTACCAATTAGCAAGTGGGAAGATTTAACTGATGACAAAGAAGTGATTGAGGCTCTCCAAGAAGTATATGGTAATGATATTGAGAAGCTAGATCTCCAAGTTGGTTTGCACGCGGAGAAGAAAATTAAAGGCTTTGCCATTAGTGAGACTGCCTTTTTCATATTTCTGCTCATTGCTTCAAG gAGGCTAGAAGCTGATCGATTCTTCACAACTAATTTCAATATGCGAACCTACACAGAGAAAGGCTTCGAATGGGTAAACAAGACAGAGACATTAAAAGATGTCATCGATCGACACTTTCCTGAAATGACAGAGAAGTACATGAGATGCACAAGTGCATTCTCAGTATGGAGTTCGAATCCAGATCCTAAACACTACTTACCTCTCTACCTGAGACCAGCAACCTAA